From Variovorax sp. PMC12, the proteins below share one genomic window:
- a CDS encoding ammonium transporter translates to MKKLLVSLALGLSVLAAGTSGFAQTPAAPAAEAPAATAPAAAAPAAAAPADAAAAPAAAAPAAAPAAAPAPKIDSGDTAWMLTSTLLVILMTIPGLALFYGGLGRSKNMLSVLMQVFVIFSLISILWAVYGYSLAFSGDGNFFGGFDKIFMKGITQETFGALTTIPEYVFVAFQGTFAAITVALIVGAFAERAKFSAVLLFSVLWFTFSYVPIAHIVWGGGLLGKDGALDFAGGTVVHINAGVAGLVGAYMVGKRVGYGKEAFTPHSLTLTMVGASLLWVGWFGFNAGSAGAANALAGLAFINTVLATAAAALSWILGESLHKGKASMLGAASGAVAGLVAVTPAAGFVGPMGSIVLGLLAGLVCLWGVGGLKRMLGADDAFDVFGVHGVGGILGAILTGVFAAKGLGGTGGATPDTFSMGAQVWIQIKSVALTVVWSGVVAFIAYKIADLTLGLRVSEEEEREGLDISSHGETAYNR, encoded by the coding sequence ATGAAAAAACTGCTTGTCTCTCTTGCGCTCGGCTTGAGCGTGCTTGCCGCCGGTACTTCCGGCTTCGCACAGACCCCGGCAGCGCCTGCTGCCGAGGCACCGGCCGCAACGGCTCCCGCAGCGGCAGCGCCCGCCGCGGCGGCTCCGGCCGATGCAGCCGCGGCACCCGCCGCAGCGGCGCCCGCGGCCGCACCCGCCGCTGCCCCGGCTCCGAAGATCGACTCCGGCGACACCGCCTGGATGCTGACTTCGACCCTCCTCGTGATCCTGATGACCATCCCCGGCCTCGCGCTGTTCTACGGCGGCCTGGGCCGTTCGAAGAACATGCTGTCGGTGCTGATGCAGGTCTTCGTGATCTTCTCGCTCATCAGCATCCTGTGGGCCGTCTACGGCTACAGCCTGGCCTTCTCGGGTGACGGCAACTTCTTCGGAGGATTCGACAAGATCTTCATGAAGGGCATCACGCAGGAAACCTTCGGTGCGCTGACCACCATTCCCGAATACGTGTTCGTCGCCTTCCAGGGCACGTTCGCGGCCATCACCGTGGCGCTGATCGTCGGCGCCTTCGCGGAGCGCGCCAAGTTCTCGGCCGTGCTGCTGTTCTCGGTGCTGTGGTTCACCTTCAGCTACGTGCCGATCGCCCACATCGTGTGGGGCGGCGGCCTGCTGGGCAAGGACGGCGCGCTGGACTTCGCCGGCGGCACCGTGGTGCACATCAACGCCGGTGTGGCCGGTCTCGTGGGTGCCTACATGGTCGGCAAGCGCGTCGGCTACGGCAAGGAAGCGTTCACGCCTCACTCGCTCACGCTCACCATGGTCGGCGCTTCGCTGCTGTGGGTCGGCTGGTTCGGCTTCAACGCCGGCTCGGCTGGTGCCGCCAACGCCCTGGCCGGCCTGGCCTTCATCAACACGGTGCTCGCCACCGCTGCCGCCGCGCTGTCGTGGATCCTGGGCGAGAGCCTGCACAAGGGCAAGGCCTCGATGCTGGGTGCAGCATCCGGTGCCGTCGCCGGCCTCGTGGCCGTCACGCCCGCCGCCGGTTTCGTCGGCCCGATGGGTTCGATCGTGCTGGGCCTGCTGGCCGGCCTGGTCTGCCTGTGGGGTGTCGGCGGCCTGAAGCGCATGCTGGGTGCGGACGACGCGTTCGACGTGTTCGGCGTGCACGGCGTGGGCGGTATCCTGGGTGCCATCCTGACCGGCGTGTTCGCGGCCAAGGGCCTCGGCGGCACCGGCGGCGCGACGCCCGACACCTTCTCGATGGGCGCGCAAGTCTGGATCCAGATCAAGAGCGTGGCGCTCACGGTCGTGTGGTCCGGCGTGGTGGCCTTCATCGCCTACAAGATCGCCGACCTGACCCTCGGCCTGCGTGTGTCGGAAGAAGAAGAGCGCGAAGGCCTCGACATTTCTTCCCACGGCGAAACCGCATACAACAGGTAA
- a CDS encoding LysR substrate-binding domain-containing protein, with amino-acid sequence MALQHIPPIQCLLTFEAVARLRHAGRAADELCVTPSAVSHRIRQLEAHVGFKLFGRSDFSLTADGAAYLANVRTGLAALQATPLGGGAAQRATRLRIAVTPTFSRQFLMPRLELFRNIYPDIELVLQVSIPLLDVTAEQADLEVRYGPGGYADCEHRLVLEEQVVPSCSPSYLNEFGPFHGFRSAAEIASARLIRSPLEPWGTWFASCGLDQPEPHVGSQFNDLGLVYDAAASGFGVALVRQKMGAAWFESGRLVALSDRAVASPHRHYICWQPGTLERWECAAFADWLEQSLR; translated from the coding sequence ATGGCTCTGCAGCACATTCCGCCGATCCAGTGCCTGCTGACCTTCGAGGCGGTGGCGCGGCTGCGGCATGCGGGCCGCGCGGCCGACGAGCTGTGCGTCACGCCCAGCGCGGTGAGCCACCGCATCCGCCAGCTCGAGGCGCACGTGGGCTTCAAGCTGTTCGGGCGCAGCGACTTCAGCCTCACGGCCGACGGCGCGGCCTATCTTGCGAACGTGCGCACCGGGCTTGCCGCACTGCAGGCCACGCCGTTGGGCGGCGGCGCGGCTCAGCGCGCGACGCGCCTTCGCATCGCCGTCACGCCGACCTTCAGCCGGCAGTTCCTCATGCCCCGGCTCGAGCTGTTCCGCAACATCTATCCCGACATCGAACTGGTGCTGCAGGTGTCCATTCCGCTGCTCGACGTGACGGCCGAGCAGGCCGACCTGGAGGTGCGCTACGGCCCCGGCGGGTACGCCGACTGCGAGCACCGCCTCGTGCTCGAGGAGCAGGTGGTGCCCTCCTGCAGCCCGAGCTACCTCAACGAGTTCGGGCCGTTCCACGGCTTTCGCAGCGCGGCCGAGATCGCAAGCGCGCGGCTGATCCGCAGCCCGCTCGAGCCCTGGGGCACCTGGTTCGCGAGCTGCGGGCTCGACCAGCCCGAGCCCCACGTCGGCTCGCAGTTCAACGACCTGGGGCTGGTGTACGACGCCGCTGCCAGCGGCTTCGGCGTGGCGCTGGTGCGCCAGAAGATGGGCGCGGCGTGGTTCGAGTCGGGGCGGCTGGTGGCGCTGTCCGACCGGGCGGTGGCGTCGCCGCACCGGCACTACATCTGCTGGCAGCCGGGCACGCTGGAACGCTGGGAGTGCGCGGCCTTCGCCGACTGGCTCGAACAGAGCCTGCGCTGA
- a CDS encoding TorF family putative porin, translating to MTHRTAAKAMIVLAAALTASGAALAQATTDAPAAAPAPDFTGNVSLTTNYKFRGQDQDMIGKNDYAKTKGFKPAIQGGFDYAFGSSGFYVGNWNSSVNWQKGNSIESDIYGGYKFKAGPLDMDVGALTYIYPGNSAGNTTELYVGATYANETFGSFTAKYSHTVSKDYFGYAGNKAGSGLKGTNTGYLNLSYSKEIVPKVTLKAAVGYTNMSSDIRSLGYKSYVDYNVGASYDFGNGLSLTGSVQGANKKSSYLAVSNPGIDLGFGPIGQTTYSPNKARFILTLTKTL from the coding sequence ATGACGCACCGTACCGCCGCCAAGGCGATGATCGTTCTGGCCGCTGCATTGACCGCTTCGGGCGCAGCCCTGGCCCAGGCGACGACCGATGCCCCGGCCGCCGCGCCCGCCCCGGATTTCACGGGCAACGTCTCGCTGACCACGAACTACAAGTTCCGCGGCCAGGACCAGGACATGATCGGCAAGAACGACTACGCCAAGACCAAGGGCTTCAAGCCCGCGATCCAGGGCGGCTTCGACTACGCCTTCGGCAGCAGCGGCTTCTACGTGGGCAACTGGAACTCCAGCGTCAACTGGCAGAAGGGCAACAGCATCGAGAGCGACATCTACGGCGGCTACAAGTTCAAGGCCGGCCCGCTCGACATGGACGTGGGTGCGCTCACCTACATCTACCCGGGCAACTCGGCGGGCAACACCACCGAGCTGTACGTCGGCGCGACCTATGCCAACGAAACCTTCGGTTCGTTCACCGCCAAGTACTCGCACACCGTGTCGAAGGACTACTTCGGCTACGCCGGCAACAAGGCCGGCTCGGGCCTGAAGGGCACCAACACCGGCTACCTGAACCTGTCGTACAGCAAGGAAATCGTGCCCAAGGTCACGCTGAAGGCGGCCGTGGGCTACACCAACATGTCCAGCGACATCCGCAGCCTGGGCTACAAGAGCTACGTGGACTACAACGTGGGCGCGAGCTACGACTTCGGCAACGGCCTGTCGCTGACCGGCTCGGTGCAGGGCGCCAACAAGAAGAGCTCGTACCTCGCGGTGTCCAACCCGGGCATCGACCTCGGCTTCGGCCCCATCGGCCAGACCACCTACTCGCCGAACAAGGCGCGCTTCATCCTCACGCTGACGAAGACGCTGTAA
- a CDS encoding carboxypeptidase-like regulatory domain-containing protein, with the protein MSHVSAPLVSSSRLLRRALLAGICAAGAVAAQAQGAMPAWQGAGSARYVCGGIGSDESQAMRAAMKEHPLALLFARADGAYLANVDVTIKGGDASNAAALAFRANGPVCLVDVPAGRYVIDASTAGGAAKSQTVTVGSGGSKTADFRF; encoded by the coding sequence ATGTCCCATGTTTCCGCCCCCCTCGTTTCTTCTTCCAGGCTGCTGCGGCGCGCGCTGCTCGCGGGCATCTGCGCAGCCGGCGCCGTGGCGGCGCAGGCACAGGGCGCCATGCCGGCGTGGCAGGGCGCCGGCTCGGCACGCTATGTGTGCGGCGGCATCGGCTCGGACGAATCGCAGGCGATGCGCGCGGCCATGAAGGAACATCCGCTGGCGCTGCTGTTCGCACGTGCCGACGGCGCCTACCTGGCGAATGTGGACGTCACGATCAAGGGCGGCGACGCCAGCAACGCCGCGGCGCTGGCGTTCCGCGCCAACGGCCCGGTCTGCCTGGTCGACGTGCCCGCCGGGCGCTATGTCATCGATGCGTCCACGGCCGGTGGCGCCGCGAAGTCCCAGACGGTGACGGTGGGCAGCGGCGGCTCCAAGACCGCCGACTTCCGCTTCTGA
- the glcF gene encoding glycolate oxidase subunit GlcF has protein sequence MQTELAPEFRGTDEGREAEAILRKCVHCGFCTATCPTYQLLGDELDGPRGRIYLIKQVLEGKAPTRSTQLHLDRCLTCRNCESTCPSGVQYGHLVDIGRKIVDEKVPRPAAESAKRWLLKEGLPSPLFGPAMKLGQAVRGLLPEALKAKVPAKQEAGAWPTATHARKVLMLAGCVQPSMMPNINSATARVLDAAGIQALIAPEAGCCGAVKFHLNDQDGGKAQMRANIDAWWPFVERNEVEAIVMNASGCGVTVREYGHILQHDTAYALKAARISELTRDLSELLPDLVPLLKARVKAPAGVVAYHPPCTLQHGQKLRGGVETQLRALGFDMRVAMNESHLCCGSAGTYSVLQPELAYPLRDRKLGHLKQLQPKVIASANIGCITHLQSGSGDTPVRHWIELLDAALDAA, from the coding sequence ATGCAAACCGAACTCGCCCCCGAATTCCGCGGCACCGACGAGGGCCGCGAGGCCGAAGCCATCCTGCGCAAATGCGTGCACTGCGGCTTCTGCACCGCCACTTGCCCGACCTACCAGCTGCTCGGCGACGAGCTCGACGGACCGCGCGGGCGCATCTACCTCATCAAGCAGGTGCTCGAAGGCAAGGCGCCGACGCGCAGCACGCAGCTGCACCTCGACCGCTGCCTCACCTGCCGCAATTGCGAGAGCACCTGCCCGAGCGGCGTGCAGTACGGCCACCTCGTCGACATCGGCCGCAAGATCGTCGACGAGAAAGTGCCGCGCCCCGCGGCCGAATCTGCGAAGCGCTGGCTGTTGAAGGAAGGCCTGCCGTCGCCGCTCTTCGGCCCCGCGATGAAGCTCGGCCAGGCTGTGCGCGGCCTGCTGCCCGAGGCCCTGAAGGCCAAGGTGCCCGCGAAGCAGGAAGCCGGTGCCTGGCCCACCGCCACGCATGCGCGCAAGGTGCTCATGCTCGCGGGCTGCGTGCAGCCGTCGATGATGCCGAACATCAACAGCGCCACCGCGCGCGTGCTCGACGCGGCCGGCATCCAGGCGCTGATTGCGCCCGAAGCGGGCTGCTGCGGCGCGGTGAAGTTCCACCTGAACGACCAGGACGGCGGCAAGGCGCAGATGCGCGCCAACATCGACGCCTGGTGGCCCTTCGTGGAGCGCAACGAGGTCGAGGCCATCGTCATGAACGCATCGGGCTGCGGCGTCACCGTGCGCGAGTACGGCCACATCCTCCAGCACGACACGGCCTACGCGCTGAAGGCCGCGCGCATCAGCGAACTCACGCGCGACCTGAGCGAGCTGCTGCCCGACCTCGTGCCCTTGCTAAAGGCCCGCGTGAAGGCGCCTGCGGGCGTGGTGGCCTATCACCCGCCCTGCACGCTGCAGCACGGCCAGAAGCTGCGCGGCGGCGTCGAGACGCAGCTGCGCGCGCTGGGCTTCGACATGCGCGTGGCCATGAACGAATCGCACCTGTGCTGCGGCTCGGCCGGCACTTACTCGGTGCTGCAGCCCGAGCTGGCCTACCCGCTGCGCGACCGCAAGCTCGGGCACCTGAAGCAGCTGCAGCCGAAGGTCATCGCCTCGGCCAACATCGGCTGCATCACGCACTTGCAAAGCGGCAGCGGCGACACGCCTGTGCGGCACTGGATCGAGCTGCTGGACGCCGCGCTGGACGCGGCCTGA
- a CDS encoding DMT family transporter yields MPALALMFNAFVWGVAWFPFRQMAGHGLHPLWTTCLIYLAIAVVMGLVRRHAWRGFAAFPGLVLLGLAAGLTNVGFNWAVTQGDVVRVVLLFYLMPLWSVLLGWLLLGERPTGGALARVALALTGVVVVLKAPGTDWPVPSSLPDWLGVGAGFSFAVTNIVLRRLRAAPGESRALAMFCGCSAVAGVAALAGTAFGAIDSPMLASPGWLGWAALLGTGFIVANVCLQYGASRLAASATSVIMLSEVLFASVSSVALGAATLDSRILMGGALIVLGALWSAFARTPVPRDDRAPAPT; encoded by the coding sequence ATGCCCGCCCTCGCACTGATGTTCAATGCCTTCGTCTGGGGCGTTGCCTGGTTTCCGTTCCGCCAGATGGCCGGCCATGGGCTGCATCCGCTGTGGACCACCTGCCTGATCTACCTGGCCATCGCGGTCGTGATGGGTCTCGTGCGGCGCCACGCCTGGCGGGGCTTCGCGGCTTTTCCGGGGCTGGTGCTGCTGGGGCTGGCGGCCGGGCTCACCAACGTGGGCTTCAACTGGGCGGTGACGCAGGGCGACGTGGTACGCGTGGTGCTGCTGTTCTACCTGATGCCGCTGTGGAGCGTGCTGCTGGGCTGGCTGCTGCTGGGCGAGCGGCCCACCGGCGGCGCGCTGGCGCGGGTGGCGCTGGCGCTCACCGGCGTGGTGGTGGTGCTGAAGGCGCCGGGCACCGACTGGCCGGTGCCGTCGAGCCTGCCCGACTGGCTGGGCGTGGGCGCCGGCTTCAGCTTCGCGGTGACCAACATCGTGCTGCGCCGCTTGCGCGCGGCGCCGGGCGAATCGCGCGCGCTCGCCATGTTCTGCGGCTGCTCCGCGGTGGCGGGCGTGGCCGCGCTGGCGGGCACGGCCTTCGGCGCCATCGATTCGCCGATGCTGGCGTCGCCCGGCTGGCTCGGCTGGGCCGCGCTGCTGGGCACGGGCTTCATCGTCGCCAACGTGTGCCTGCAATACGGCGCGTCGCGGCTGGCGGCCAGCGCCACCTCGGTGATCATGCTGTCGGAAGTGCTGTTCGCGAGCGTCTCGTCGGTGGCGCTGGGCGCGGCCACGCTGGACTCGCGCATCCTGATGGGCGGCGCGCTGATCGTGCTGGGCGCCCTCTGGTCGGCGTTTGCGCGAACGCCCGTGCCGCGCGATGATCGCGCTCCCGCTCCCACCTGA
- the glnK gene encoding P-II family nitrogen regulator: MKLVTAIIKPFKLDEVREALSAIGVQGITVTEVKGFGRQKGHTELYRGAEYVVDFLPKVKIEAAVSDDLVDRVIEAVEGAARTGKIGDGKIFVYNLEQVVRIRTGETGREAL, translated from the coding sequence ATGAAGCTGGTCACAGCCATCATCAAACCGTTCAAGCTCGACGAGGTGCGCGAAGCACTGTCGGCCATCGGCGTGCAGGGGATCACCGTCACCGAGGTGAAGGGCTTCGGACGCCAGAAGGGCCACACCGAGCTCTACCGCGGCGCGGAGTACGTGGTCGACTTCCTGCCCAAGGTGAAGATCGAGGCGGCCGTCTCCGACGACCTCGTGGATCGCGTGATCGAAGCCGTCGAAGGCGCCGCCCGTACCGGCAAGATCGGCGACGGCAAGATTTTTGTCTACAACCTCGAGCAGGTCGTTCGCATCCGCACCGGCGAAACGGGCCGCGAAGCCCTCTGA
- a CDS encoding glutathione peroxidase, translated as MTSIYDFEANQIDGKPVKLSAFKGKVLLIVNTASKCGFTPQFAGLEALHEKYADQGLTVLGFPSNQFGSQDPGTNEEIGAFCTKNYGVSFPMMEKIDVNGSNAAPLYQWLTKEKPGLLGSTAIKWNFTKFLVGRDGTVLKRYAPLDTPASLTRDVEAALAAAG; from the coding sequence ATGACCAGCATCTACGACTTCGAGGCCAACCAGATCGACGGCAAGCCGGTGAAGCTCTCCGCCTTCAAGGGCAAGGTGCTGCTGATCGTGAACACGGCCAGCAAATGCGGCTTCACGCCGCAGTTCGCCGGCCTCGAGGCGCTGCACGAAAAATACGCGGACCAGGGGCTCACGGTGCTGGGCTTCCCGTCGAACCAGTTCGGCTCGCAGGACCCGGGCACCAATGAGGAAATCGGCGCCTTCTGCACCAAGAACTACGGCGTGAGCTTTCCGATGATGGAGAAGATCGACGTCAACGGCAGCAATGCCGCGCCGCTGTACCAGTGGCTCACCAAGGAAAAGCCGGGCCTGCTGGGCAGCACCGCCATCAAGTGGAACTTCACGAAGTTCCTGGTCGGGCGCGACGGCACCGTGCTCAAGCGCTATGCGCCGCTGGACACGCCGGCTTCGCTCACGCGCGACGTGGAAGCGGCATTGGCGGCGGCGGGCTGA
- a CDS encoding SMP-30/gluconolactonase/LRE family protein — MWTSIEDSLCELGESPFWHPQERSLYWLDIPGRAVLRTRGDIGTPGATVERWALPTEPGCMAPARRGGLVIALRDGIYRAREWGGELAAMARVEHDVRTMRFNDGKCDALGRFWGGSLNEAKDRPNAALYCLDARSDTGISPTITQMANQATTANGLAFSPDARTLYWADTAAHVVHAWDWDAEANSLSHVRVFQQFGAKPEGWTPASPLHYDGRPDGATIDAQGHYWVAMFEGAQLLRFSPSGERVASVAVPVQCPTMPCFGGDDLKTLFVTSARKGRPADEIAQRPASGMVIAMRVDTPGLPVSFFED; from the coding sequence ATGTGGACCTCCATCGAAGACAGCCTCTGCGAGCTCGGCGAATCGCCGTTCTGGCACCCTCAGGAACGATCGCTCTACTGGCTCGACATTCCCGGCCGCGCCGTGCTGCGAACGCGCGGCGACATCGGCACGCCGGGCGCCACGGTCGAGCGCTGGGCCCTGCCCACCGAGCCCGGCTGCATGGCACCGGCGCGGCGCGGCGGCCTCGTCATTGCGCTGCGCGACGGCATCTACCGTGCGCGCGAATGGGGCGGCGAGCTGGCCGCGATGGCGCGCGTGGAGCACGACGTGCGCACCATGCGCTTCAACGACGGCAAGTGCGACGCGCTGGGCCGCTTCTGGGGCGGCTCGCTCAACGAGGCCAAGGACCGGCCCAACGCCGCGCTCTACTGCCTCGACGCGCGCAGCGACACCGGCATCTCGCCCACCATCACGCAGATGGCCAACCAGGCCACCACCGCCAACGGCCTCGCCTTCTCGCCCGACGCCCGCACCCTCTACTGGGCCGACACCGCGGCGCACGTGGTGCATGCATGGGACTGGGACGCCGAGGCCAATTCGCTCTCGCATGTGCGAGTGTTCCAGCAGTTCGGCGCCAAGCCCGAAGGCTGGACGCCCGCGTCGCCGCTGCACTACGACGGCCGCCCCGACGGCGCCACCATCGATGCGCAGGGCCACTACTGGGTGGCCATGTTCGAAGGCGCGCAGCTGCTGCGTTTTTCGCCCTCGGGCGAGCGCGTGGCCTCCGTCGCAGTACCGGTGCAGTGCCCGACCATGCCCTGCTTCGGCGGCGACGACCTGAAGACGCTGTTCGTCACCAGCGCCCGCAAGGGCCGCCCGGCTGACGAGATCGCGCAGCGCCCGGCCTCGGGCATGGTGATCGCGATGCGGGTCGACACGCCGGGACTGCCGGTGAGCTTCTTCGAAGACTGA
- the glcE gene encoding glycolate oxidase subunit GlcE yields the protein MSIDTALHQIVERIRAAATQATPLSIRGGGTKDFYGETPPGEVLDTRSLTGITSYEPSELVVTVRAGTPLAELEAALADKGQCLPFEPPRFGNDGTVGGMVAAGLSGPARASVGAVRDYVLGATLVNGRGEVLSFGGQVMKNVAGYDVSRVLAGSLGTLGVIAEVSLKVLPVPPAEATLEFACGQADALRLLNEWGGRPLPLNASCWFEYAGAGALYLRLRGAVAAVEAACAHLGGERKDDLRAAADWQSLRDQQLPWFSADEGGDALWRLSVPQTAPVLALDGAAAPLIEWHGGQRWYKAPPGQAVRIREIARAAGGHATLFRLPAAAAQTHVPRFDSMSAPIERIQRALMREFDPHGLFHRGRLLASS from the coding sequence ATGAGCATCGACACCGCCCTCCACCAGATAGTCGAGCGCATCCGTGCCGCCGCGACACAAGCCACGCCCCTGTCCATTCGCGGCGGTGGCACGAAAGACTTCTACGGCGAAACGCCGCCAGGCGAGGTGCTCGACACGCGCTCGCTCACCGGCATCACCAGCTACGAACCGAGCGAACTGGTCGTCACCGTGCGGGCCGGAACGCCGCTTGCCGAACTCGAAGCGGCACTCGCCGACAAAGGCCAGTGCCTGCCTTTCGAACCGCCGCGCTTCGGCAACGACGGAACCGTCGGCGGCATGGTCGCGGCGGGGCTCAGTGGCCCTGCGCGAGCCAGCGTCGGGGCAGTGCGCGACTACGTGCTCGGCGCCACGCTCGTCAACGGACGCGGCGAGGTGCTGAGCTTCGGCGGCCAGGTGATGAAGAACGTCGCGGGCTATGACGTGTCGCGCGTGCTCGCGGGCTCGCTCGGCACGCTGGGCGTGATCGCGGAGGTGAGCCTCAAGGTGTTGCCTGTCCCGCCGGCCGAAGCCACGCTCGAATTCGCCTGCGGCCAGGCCGATGCGCTGCGGCTGCTCAACGAGTGGGGCGGCCGGCCGCTGCCGCTGAATGCGAGCTGCTGGTTCGAATACGCCGGCGCGGGCGCGCTGTACCTGCGGCTGCGCGGCGCCGTCGCCGCCGTGGAGGCCGCATGCGCGCATCTGGGCGGCGAGCGCAAGGACGACCTGCGCGCGGCCGCCGACTGGCAGTCGCTGCGCGACCAGCAGCTGCCGTGGTTCTCCGCCGACGAAGGCGGCGATGCGCTATGGCGCCTCAGCGTGCCGCAGACCGCGCCCGTGCTGGCGCTCGACGGCGCCGCCGCGCCGCTCATCGAATGGCACGGCGGCCAGCGCTGGTACAAGGCGCCGCCCGGGCAGGCCGTGCGCATCCGCGAGATCGCACGCGCGGCGGGCGGCCATGCCACGCTGTTCCGCCTGCCTGCCGCTGCCGCGCAAACCCACGTACCGCGGTTCGACAGCATGAGCGCGCCCATCGAACGCATCCAGCGCGCGCTGATGCGCGAGTTCGATCCGCACGGCCTCTTCCATCGCGGCCGCCTGCTCGCGTCCTCCTGA
- a CDS encoding FAD-linked oxidase C-terminal domain-containing protein, with the protein MNAPLTPTHHDSLQKTERQSQVVRALQAHLPAHALIWHDEDTTPYECDGLTAYRARPLVVALPETEAQVAAVLKTCHQLGVPVVARGAGTGLSGGAMPHTMGVTMSLAKFNRILKIDPVSRTAVVQCGVRNLAISEAAAPFNLYYAPDPSSQIACTIGGNVAENSGGVHCLKYGLTLHNVLRVRGFTAEGEPIEFGGDALDAPGLDLLALVIGSEGMLAVTTEVTVKLVPKPQLARCIMASFDDVRKAGDAVAAVIAAGIIPAGLEMMDKPMTAAVEDFVRAGYDLDAAAILLCESDGTPEEVEEEIGRMTAVLRGCGATAIACSTSEEERMKFWSGRKNAFPASGHISPDYMCLDSTIPRKRLADILLAIQEMEKKYNLRCCNVFHAGDGNLHPLVLFDANDPDELHRCELFGADILETSVAMGGTVSGEHGVGVEKLNSMCVQFTAAENEQMFGVKRAFDPEGMLNPGKVIPTLQRCAEYGKQVVRGGKLSHPDLPRF; encoded by the coding sequence ATGAACGCGCCGCTCACCCCCACGCACCACGATTCGCTACAGAAAACAGAGCGCCAGTCCCAGGTGGTCCGCGCGCTGCAGGCGCACCTGCCCGCCCACGCGCTGATCTGGCACGACGAAGACACGACGCCCTACGAGTGCGACGGCCTCACCGCCTACCGGGCGCGTCCGCTGGTGGTGGCCCTGCCCGAGACCGAGGCGCAGGTGGCCGCCGTGCTCAAGACCTGCCACCAGCTCGGCGTTCCCGTGGTGGCGCGCGGCGCGGGCACCGGGCTGTCGGGCGGCGCCATGCCGCACACCATGGGCGTGACGATGTCGCTCGCCAAGTTCAACCGCATCCTGAAGATCGACCCGGTGAGCCGCACGGCGGTGGTGCAGTGCGGCGTGCGCAACCTGGCCATCAGCGAGGCTGCCGCGCCCTTCAACCTCTATTACGCGCCCGATCCGTCCAGCCAGATCGCCTGCACCATCGGCGGCAACGTGGCCGAGAACTCGGGCGGCGTGCACTGCCTCAAGTACGGCCTGACGCTGCACAACGTGCTGCGCGTGCGCGGCTTCACGGCCGAGGGCGAGCCCATCGAGTTCGGCGGCGACGCGCTCGACGCACCGGGGCTCGACCTGCTCGCGCTGGTCATCGGCAGCGAGGGCATGCTGGCCGTGACCACCGAGGTCACCGTCAAGCTGGTGCCCAAGCCGCAGCTCGCGCGCTGCATCATGGCCAGCTTCGACGACGTGCGAAAGGCCGGCGACGCGGTGGCCGCGGTGATTGCGGCGGGCATCATCCCGGCGGGGCTGGAAATGATGGACAAGCCCATGACCGCCGCGGTCGAAGACTTCGTGCGCGCGGGCTACGACCTCGACGCCGCCGCCATCCTGCTGTGCGAATCGGACGGCACGCCCGAGGAGGTGGAAGAAGAAATCGGCCGCATGACCGCCGTGCTGCGCGGCTGCGGCGCCACCGCCATCGCCTGCAGCACCAGCGAGGAAGAGCGCATGAAGTTCTGGAGCGGGCGCAAGAACGCGTTTCCCGCATCGGGCCACATCAGCCCGGACTACATGTGCCTCGACTCCACGATTCCGCGCAAGCGGCTCGCCGACATTCTTCTGGCCATCCAGGAGATGGAGAAAAAATACAACCTGCGCTGCTGCAACGTGTTCCACGCGGGCGACGGCAACCTGCACCCGCTGGTGCTGTTCGACGCCAACGACCCCGACGAGCTGCACCGCTGCGAGCTCTTCGGCGCGGACATCCTGGAGACCAGCGTAGCCATGGGCGGCACGGTGTCGGGCGAGCATGGCGTGGGCGTGGAGAAGCTCAACAGCATGTGCGTGCAGTTCACTGCGGCGGAGAACGAGCAGATGTTCGGGGTGAAGCGCGCGTTCGATCCCGAAGGGATGCTGAACCCCGGCAAGGTGATCCCCACGCTGCAGCGCTGTGCCGAGTACGGCAAGCAGGTGGTGCGAGGGGGGAAGTTGTCGCATCCGGATCTGCCGAGGTTCTGA